The proteins below are encoded in one region of Helianthus annuus cultivar XRQ/B chromosome 2, HanXRQr2.0-SUNRISE, whole genome shotgun sequence:
- the LOC110902216 gene encoding uncharacterized protein LOC110902216, whose amino-acid sequence MSGDNSGSDLSLQLANLLKNNFNQQPQNPKLSDNLQINLKLNNQNYALWTRMIRVAIGGRSKSLLSHLTSNPPDQTSEDYEKWEQEDLLVFSWLIQNIEPILAGNLTEYPTAKTLWDALVVTYNSEKDKLQAFNLHVRANEIKQNDASLESFWISLQGIWGEIERIDPNPMKCPDDIKAYAKIRSEHKLFQFLSALDKKYDPIKREILQWEPLPSVETAYAAVRKETTHQTILGAAHSDTQGIGAGLSATESDGLGLATKGYCRTEKKNGAPIKKDKSLLKCTHCDMRGHTKEQCFKIVGFPNWWSDNHKTKNPNQEGKVATAIGNNSATSNDNAEKNGGDEAFEENFWAWH is encoded by the coding sequence ATGTCCGGAGACAACTCGGGTTCCGATTTGTCATTACAACTCGCGAATCTGTTAAAGAACAACTTTAATCAACAACCTCAAAACCCAAAACTATCTGATAATCTCCAAATCAACCTCAAACTCAATAATCAAAACTACGCACTATGGACCCGGATGATCCGAGTCGCCATAGGCGGAAGATCCAAATCCTTGTTATCACACCTGACCTCGAATCCTCCAGATCAAACAAGTGAAGATTATGAGAAGTGGGAACAAGAAGATTTACTTGTTTTTTCGTGGCTCATTCAAAATATCGAACCCATTCTCGCAGGCAACCTAACCGAGTACCCCACCGCTAAAACGTTGTGGGATGCCTTGGTGGTTACTTACAACAGCGAAAAAGATAAATTGCAAGCCTTTAATCTCCATGTCAGGGCCAATGAGATTAAACAAAATGATGCTTCCCTGGAAAGTTTCTGGATTTCCTTACAAGGGATATGGGGAGAAATCGAAAGGATCGATCCTAACCCCATGAAGTGCCCGGATGACATCAAGGCTTACGCAAAAATAAGGTCTGAACACAAACTTTTTCAATTCCTAAGTGCCCTCGACAAAAAATATGATCCTATAAAGCGCGAAATACTCCAGTGGGAGCCTTTACCATCTGTAGAGACAGCCTATGCTGCTGTTCGGAAAGAAACCACCCACCAAACTATTCTAGGAGCGGCTCATAGTGATACACAAGGCATTGGAGCTGGGTTGTCAGCCACCGAATCTGATGGGTTAGGCCTTGCAACCAAAGGATATTGCAGGACAGAAAAGAAGAACGGAGCACCAATAAAAAAAGATAAATCGCTCCTCAAGTGCACCCACTGTGATATGAGGGGACATACCAAAGAGCAGTGCTTTAAAATCGTGGGATTTCCTAACTGGTGGAGTGACAATCACAAAACCAAGAACCCTAATCAAGAGGGTAAGGTTGCCACTGCCATAGGCAATAATAGTGCTACTAGCAACGACAACGCCGAGAAGAATGGTGGTGATGAAGCTTTCGAAGAAAATTTTTGGGCCTGGCACTAA
- the LOC110886308 gene encoding uncharacterized protein LOC110886308, whose product MLCLLDCHDMLMFINGSLKEPREHDGSKAIADETAFRAMYRQLERVTFTFTSVHQDKRTLIVEIGEDEKTALYIAISNPSNISFLENLLNHIYVDEESLSLSPLSTALWFAIECGNKVAVELLVNKNPHLLFIDYQRNYSKLALPLETAALYSQRAILDYLFEMYKQYIGLTDNFGYPNPFKGNHVYNLFTWTITKYFDVAYDLLKDHYHELAVNQDRPWYMVKKLAEMPGAYQSAKPCNFYQRFVYFRLFLHLLLIHCSHIQSCFYKTMCRHLISFFFNLYKNEI is encoded by the exons ATGTTATGCCTGCTGGATTGCCATGATATGCTCATGTTTATAAATGGGTCATTAAAGGAACCCCGAGAGCATGATGGTTCTAAAGCGATTGCAGACGAAACTGCTTTTAGAGCCATGTATAGGCAATTGGAAAG AGTCACTTTCACTTTCACCTCTGTCCACCAGGACAAACGTACATTGATTGTTGAAATTGGAGAAGACGAAAAAACTGCACTCTACATTGCAATCAGTAATCCTTCAAATATTTCGTTTCTTGAGAATCTCCTCAATCACATATATGTTGACGAAGAGTCACTTTCACTTTCACCTCTGTCCACGGCGTTGTGGTTTGCTATAGAGTGTGGCAACAAAGTGGCTGTAGAACTGTTGGTCAATAAAAACCCGCATTTGTTATTCATTGACTACCAGCGCAACTATAGCAAGTTGGCTCTCCCTCTTGAGACCGCTGCTCTTTATTCTCAGAGGGCCATTTTGGATTATTTATTTGAAATGTACAAACAATATATTGGCCTCACCGACAACTTTGGCTACCCCAATCCTTTCAAAGGAAACCATGTTTATAATCTATTCACTTGGACAATCACAAAGTATTTTG ATGTTGCATATGACTTGCTCAAAGACCACTACCATGAACTGGCAGTAAATCAGGACAGGCCATGGTATATGGTGAAAAAACTTGCGGAAATGCCAGGTGCTTATCAGAGTGCCAAACCATGCAACTTCTACCAAAGATTCGTTTATTTTCGTTTGTTTCTTCATTTGCTCTTAATCCATTGTTCTCATATTCaatcatgtttctacaaaaccaTGTGCAGACAtctcatttcttttttttttaacttatatAAGAATGAAATATAG